A genomic region of Chlamydiota bacterium contains the following coding sequences:
- a CDS encoding flippase-like domain-containing protein translates to MKGKSNLIRVVIGTGFGLFVAALLFFQIRVKDFSILLKALSGTQIFLAFLFYTVTTFLRALRWQGMLVGKKIRLFSLFCVTSIHNILNHLLPARTGEASYVILMKKTASVSSSQGIATLLLARVFDLTAMGFFFLGSLLLFWNQITVPVMKLFMITFFSLPFLLLIFLVAFSRKGAQAVHDFFLKRGFLKWKFFSWLSQGLKQLSQDLYQIKASGKLWRYVALTFLVWGTKFYCFYIIARNLISSQVITFWTTVLGTTFSELASTLPIYGFAGLGTIEGGWTLGFLLLGISRQEVILAAFCFHLLVLSFAAILGIFGFFCLRTHSKVNSNKETI, encoded by the coding sequence ATGAAGGGTAAGTCCAATTTAATTCGGGTTGTCATTGGTACCGGATTTGGACTGTTTGTCGCGGCTCTCCTTTTCTTTCAAATTCGTGTAAAAGATTTTTCAATCCTTCTTAAGGCTTTGTCAGGGACTCAAATTTTTCTAGCCTTTCTTTTTTATACGGTGACGACTTTTTTAAGAGCCCTCCGGTGGCAGGGGATGCTGGTCGGTAAAAAAATCCGACTTTTTTCTCTTTTCTGTGTCACCTCGATTCATAATATTTTGAATCATCTTCTTCCCGCGAGAACGGGCGAGGCCTCTTATGTTATTTTAATGAAGAAAACGGCATCGGTCAGTTCTTCTCAAGGGATTGCGACGCTTCTTCTTGCACGGGTCTTTGATTTAACGGCGATGGGATTTTTTTTCTTAGGATCGCTTTTGCTTTTTTGGAATCAAATCACCGTTCCCGTGATGAAGCTTTTTATGATCACTTTTTTTAGCCTGCCTTTTTTACTGCTTATTTTTTTAGTCGCTTTTTCTAGGAAAGGGGCTCAAGCTGTTCATGATTTTTTTTTAAAGCGGGGTTTTTTAAAATGGAAATTTTTTTCGTGGCTGTCTCAAGGTTTGAAACAGCTTTCACAGGATCTTTATCAAATTAAAGCTTCAGGAAAATTGTGGAGGTATGTTGCTCTAACCTTCCTGGTCTGGGGTACAAAATTTTATTGTTTTTATATCATTGCTCGGAATTTAATTTCTTCTCAAGTGATTACGTTTTGGACAACCGTTTTGGGAACGACGTTTTCGGAACTGGCTTCGACCTTACCTATCTATGGTTTTGCAGGTTTGGGGACGATTGAGGGAGGATGGACTTTAGGGTTTTTGCTTTTGGGAATCAGCCGCCAAGAAGTGATTCTGGCTGCTTTTTGTTTTCATTTACTCGTTTTAAGTTTTGCGGCCATTTTGGGGATTTTCGGATTCTTTTGTTTGAGGACCCATTCGAAGGTAAATTCAAATAAAGAAACGATATGA
- a CDS encoding nucleotidyl transferase AbiEii/AbiGii toxin family protein has translation MNTYSHLQAVELFHLIFLRHVGENLDKGLYALKGGCNLRFFMKSIRYSEDLDIDIQTVAKDTLERKIGKILNSKSLHHMLNSRGIELNRTSTPKQTETTQRWKILLKVEGKEVLVPTKIEFSRRTLIERTQFEPIDPEMIQFYKLYPVLVNHYSKTTAFAQKLHALSNRNITQARDIFDLKLLIEAGAIIAKEPFHLQGIDVQRALENAKSLRWEDFKGQVLAYLAHEYQEYYSKEIWEKLHEEVLREIEKLKL, from the coding sequence ATGAATACTTATTCACATTTACAAGCGGTTGAGTTGTTTCATCTTATTTTCCTACGCCATGTTGGAGAAAATCTTGATAAGGGACTCTATGCCCTAAAAGGAGGATGTAATTTACGTTTTTTTATGAAAAGCATCCGTTACTCTGAAGACCTGGACATCGATATTCAAACGGTTGCAAAAGATACACTCGAAAGGAAAATTGGGAAAATCCTTAACAGCAAGTCCTTGCACCACATGCTGAATTCCCGTGGTATTGAACTCAATCGCACTTCTACCCCAAAACAAACAGAAACAACCCAACGATGGAAAATTTTACTTAAAGTAGAAGGGAAGGAAGTCCTCGTCCCAACAAAAATTGAATTCTCACGAAGAACCCTCATTGAAAGAACCCAATTTGAGCCTATTGATCCTGAAATGATTCAATTCTATAAACTCTATCCTGTTTTAGTGAATCACTACTCAAAGACCACTGCCTTTGCTCAGAAATTACATGCTCTCAGTAACCGTAACATCACTCAAGCCAGAGATATCTTTGATCTCAAACTCCTCATTGAGGCCGGAGCCATCATAGCAAAGGAACCCTTTCACCTTCAGGGAATAGATGTTCAACGAGCTCTAGAGAATGCAAAATCATTAAGATGGGAAGATTTTAAAGGTCAGGTGCTCGCGTATCTTGCCCATGAATACCAGGAATACTACAGCAAAGAAATATGGGAAAAACTACATGAAGAAGTTTTGAGAGAAATAGAGAAACTGAAATTATGA
- a CDS encoding DNA-directed RNA polymerase subunit omega: MAKRQENGPLLINMLTKRIRQLFRGDKPMVESAPSEDYDSIAVREFLEGKLYMKELILEK; the protein is encoded by the coding sequence ATGGCAAAGAGGCAAGAGAATGGCCCTCTTCTTATTAATATGTTAACCAAGAGAATTCGGCAATTGTTTCGAGGGGATAAACCCATGGTTGAAAGCGCCCCCTCAGAAGACTACGATAGTATTGCCGTTAGGGAATTTCTCGAAGGGAAGTTGTACATGAAAGAATTAATCTTAGAAAAATAA
- a CDS encoding nucleotide exchange factor GrpE: MSDDKKLEDQASKKEMDSAPPGSKTSDLSFKEEGDQRVLDKRVWTSRKRLEELKKKAQSSEFYLDHLQRLQAEFDNFRKRNVKEREDFRKLVLEDFLIELVEVLDNFERALESSKENQNFENFRTGVNMIYHQFQDCLSRRGITVIEASGQIFDPLKHDAVSYEDSSHSPHQVIHQLSRGYSLHGKVIRPSRVKVSKESPPSEKDASSTVDPSSPKNNDCKEGEAGKNS; this comes from the coding sequence ATGAGTGATGATAAAAAGTTAGAGGATCAAGCTTCTAAGAAAGAGATGGATAGTGCTCCTCCGGGTTCAAAAACTTCTGACCTTTCTTTCAAGGAGGAAGGTGATCAAAGGGTTTTGGATAAGCGGGTGTGGACTTCAAGGAAGCGTTTAGAAGAGCTCAAAAAAAAGGCCCAGAGTTCCGAGTTTTATTTGGACCATCTTCAACGGCTTCAAGCGGAATTTGATAATTTTCGAAAAAGAAATGTCAAAGAGCGCGAAGATTTTAGAAAGCTCGTTCTCGAAGACTTTTTGATTGAATTGGTTGAAGTTCTCGATAATTTTGAGAGGGCTTTAGAATCATCTAAAGAAAACCAGAACTTCGAGAATTTTAGAACAGGTGTGAATATGATTTATCACCAATTTCAGGATTGCTTAAGTCGTCGAGGAATTACGGTTATTGAGGCTTCGGGGCAAATTTTTGATCCCCTGAAGCATGATGCGGTTTCTTACGAAGACTCTAGTCATTCCCCCCATCAGGTTATTCATCAATTAAGTAGGGGGTATTCTCTTCATGGAAAGGTGATTCGCCCCAGCAGGGTCAAGGTTTCAAAAGAGTCACCTCCTTCTGAAAAGGACGCATCTTCTACTGTTGATCCCTCATCCCCAAAAAATAATGATTGTAAGGAAGGCGAAGCTGGTAAGAATTCATGA